CGTCTTTCGATGCAGCTTGGCGGCGAAGCGCGGCAGCAGACCATCGCGCGCCATCGCGTAGAAGATGCGCGGTTGTCCGTATTGAAACACCAGCAATACGGCGGTCATCGACACCACCGCACCGGCCGCCACAATCCAGCTGGCGGTGGAGAGGCCCGCGAGTTCCAGTGCACGCGCCAACGGGTCACTCGAACGCAACTGCTCGTAGGGGACCAATCCCGTCGCCACGAAGCCCACCACGATGTAGATCAGCGTGCAGATCGCGAGCCCGCCCAGAATGCCGATGGGCAGGTTCCGTTGCGGGTTCTTGGTTTCTTCACCGGCGGTTGAGATCGCGTCAAAACCGATGTACGCAAAGAAGACAATGGCCGCACCCTGGTGAATGCCGCGAAACCCGTTCGGCGCGAACGGCGTGTAGTTCGCCGAGTTGATGTGCATGGCGCCCACGCCGACAAACAGCGCCAGGACCAGCAGCTTGATCACCACCATGATGTTGTTGATGCGCATGCTCTCCTTCACCCCTTGCAGCAGCAGCACGGTGACCGCGGCAACAATCGCAAACGCCGGGAGGTTGAGGAGAATGGGAATTCCGGCCACGCGCGGCGCACTCTGCAGCAGCGACACCATCGCCGGATCACCACTGGCCTTCACTGCCCAGTACCCGTGAGTGAGCCATCCCGGCAGGGTGATCCCAAATCCGGACAAGACCGACACGAAGTAGCCGCTCCATCCGATGGCGACGGCAATGTTGCCGACCGCGTACTCCAGAATGAGTGCCCAGCCGACAATCCACGCGACAATTTCCCCCAGCGTGGCATAGGAATACGCATACGCGCTGCCCGCCTGAGGAATCATCGACGCCAGCTCGGCGTAACAGAGTGCGGCCAGGCCACAGACGGCGCCAAGCAACAGGAACGACAAGACCAGCGCAGGCCCTGCGCCGTAGCGCACCACCGTGCCATCGGCGAGTACTTCGCCGGCCGCGGCCGTTCCCAGCGACGAAAAGATTCCGGCGCCGATAACGGCACCGATGGCCAGCATGATGAGATCACCCGCGCCCAACGTGCGGCGCATGCCGTGGCCACCCTCGTCGGCGGCGGCAATCGGCTTCCGGTCGAACAGTCCCATGATGCTCCTGGTGTACGTGTCAGGGCGCTACCGCGACGCGGCAGACTGAGTGGCAGTGATCTGGGTGGTTGACGACAGGCAAGAGCGTCGTCGAGGCGCAGGCAGGCGAAAGCTCGGTGAAGCTACTGACTGGCGCGAGGCCGAGCCAGAGTGAATCTCAGTCTAGCGCGTCAGAGCGAGTAGACGACTTCGTACTTGGCGCGTACGGGCACACCCAATCCATTGGTCGCCGGCCGAAAGCGGACCGACCGGAACGCTTCACTGAGTTTCCGATTGTAATTGCCGTCTTTGGTGGGCGTAAACTGGATGTCCAGCACCCTCCCGGTGGAATCGACATCGAATTGCACCACCACTTCCCCTTTGGCCTTTCCGGGGATGGGCATAGGCGGCAGGAATAGCTCGATCGGCGCGGGCGGATAGATGGTGCCTGGTCCACCACCCGTGCCGGGCCCCACGGAACTGCCCCGCCCCGTTCCTACACCGGCTCCAATGCCCCCCCCGCTGCCGGGACCGGACCCTGCGCTGCCATCAGTACCGGAACCTCCGCCGCTGCCCGCCACGGCCGACTTCACTTCGGCGGCATCAGCGGCCGGCGTTGTCGGAGCGGTCGGCTTGGCCTGAGGCGTGGGTGGCGGCACCACCGGCGGCGGCACAATGGGTTTGACTTCCGGAGGCTTCACCAGTGGGGGCAGCACCTGAGGGGCTGGTGCCGGCGCGACCCGTACGTACTGCAGACGCTCGGACTTGGGCTGGCCACCCGTGCCACGATTTCCACCGCCGCCGCCGCCCGCCGGACCGGGACCACCCGCGCCCATGACTTCGCGAATCAACTCAGGCGACGTGAAGGGGACAATCAGCAGCAGGATCACCAGGATGTGCATGGCGATCGAAACCAGCATGCCGCCGATGCGGCGTCCCTTGGATACCGGAATGCCGATGGGCGGCCGATAGCGCCCGCGCTCGCCAGGTGCTGGCTGCGGCGGCGGCGCGTTAAACGGAATGGGTGTGTAGGGCGTTTCTGGGTCCATTGGCAACGGGTGGTTCCTGAAAACTACTACGGCGGACGAGCCCCCTGGGGTTCGTCCGCCGTCCGGCAAACCGACACGCCGAACCCGTACTCGATACCCGCGTGCGCCCCAAAAGGGCCACGCGGGCGTCGAGTGGTCAGGTCATTTCGGTGGAACGCCGATCACCTTCACGCCAGCGCCGCGGGCCTGATCCATCGCCCAGATGACACTGGAGTACTTCACCGTCGTATCGCCCTTCACGAAAATGATCTTCTCGGGACGCGGATCGTAAATGGACTTCAGCTTGGTGAACAGCTGCGCCTTCTCGATCGGTTCCTTGTTGATCGCAAACTTGTTGTCCGGGAGGACTTCCAGCACAATCTGATCCGGGTTTGGCACCGAATTCGGCTGCGGCGTCGGGTCCGGCAACTGGGTGTCAAGCGCCTTTCGGCTCATGGGGATGATCATCATGAAGATGATGAGCAACACCAGGAGCACGTCGATCATCGGCGTGACGTTCATGTCGTTGTTGAGATTGCTGCCTCCACCACCCGTCGACATGCTCATGCTAGTCCTCCTTCTTGGAGCCGAGAATCTTGTCGCTCTCGATCAGCGATTCGGTATTCGGCGTCTGGTCCGTGATCAGTGCCGCCACGCGGACACCATTCCGTGAGAGCATGTCGAGCGCGTTGATGACCTTCAGGTACTCCAGGTCCTTATGGGCCTTGATGTACATGATGTAGTCCGGACGCTCCTTGAGGAAAATCTCCCCGACCAGCGCCGGGGCATCCTCGTTGCGGATCGGTTTCTTGTTCAGGTAATACCGTCCCTGATCGTCAATGCCGAGCACCTGATCACCATCTTCTTCCGGATGAGGCTTGAGATTCTGCCCTTCCGGCGGGACCGCCTTGAATCCCGCGTTGATCTGCGGAATGGTGATCATGAAGATGATCAGCAGCACGAGCATGACGTCGATCATGGGGGTGACGTTTGGTTCGGCCTTTACGCCGCCCCCGCCGCCAACGCTCATTCCCATCGCGCCACTCCTTGTGAGAAGCCGTCAGGCCGGCGCCCCCATCGGGGCGCCAGCATCCGGCCGTTTCGTTCGTGCGTAGCTGGACCGACGATTACTGCGAGATCGCCTGGCCGCTGGCCGTGTTGAACTCACGCGTGAAGCGCGAGCGGCCGAACTCACCCGAGACACCCTTGATGAGATAGTCGATCATTTCCTTCGACGTGTACGTCATCTCGGCCGTCAGATTGTCGATCTTCGTCTGGAAGTAGTTGAACGCCCACACGGCGGGAATGGCGACACCGATACCGATAGCCGTCGTGATGAGGGCCTCGGCGACACCGGCCGCAATGGCGGAGATACCGCCGGCGCCCGACGTGGCCATACCGGTGAACGAGTTCACGATGCCCATCGTGGTGCCCAGCAGACCCACGAACGGCGAGGTGGCACCCACCGTCGCGAGAACGCCCAGGCCGCGCTTGAGATCGACGATCGTCATCAGCATTTCACGTTCGACCGCACGTTCGGCCGAGTTGATGTCGGCCACCGTCACCGAGCCATCCTGAATGAGCGGGCGGATTTCGGACAGCGCACCACCGAGCACGCGCGCCACGTGCGACTTCTTATAGCCTTCGGCCAGCTTGATCGCTTCGCCGAGATTGTCTTCTTCCAGGAACTGCGAGAACTCGGGCGCAAACTTGCGCGTCTCGACCTGCGCCTTGCGCATGGCCCACCACTTCGAGAACAGCACGGTAAACGAGAAGGCCGACATGCCCAGCAGGGTGAACACGATACCCTTGGCGAACCAACCCATCGACTGGTACAGCTCCATCATCGACATGTTCATGACGCAGGTCTCCGAAAAACGGGAAGAAGAAAACGAGAACTAGCGGTTCAACGAGAACTGGAACGGCTGCTGCACCAATTGCTTCACCTTACGGCCACCGACTTCGGCCGGCAGGAAGCGCATGCGCTGCAGCGCGTTCTTCACAGCGTTGGTGAACAGGTCGTTGTCCGACTTGAGCGGCTTGAAGCTGCTCATCTCGGCCCGACCGGTTGTGTCAACGACGAACTGTGCGAGCACCTGCCCTTCGATACCGGCTGAGCGTAGCATGTCGGGATAGGCCGGCCCTTGTGTGCCTGGCGCCATCACGACCGGCTTTTCCACCTGGAAGTCGAAGTAGGGTTGATCACCCTGGGGAACCGGTCCCTTGCCACCTTCGACACCTTTGGCAACACCACCCGCGACGCCCTTACCCGAAAAGTCGGCCTCGTCGGTCACCTTCTTCGACAAGTCGATATCCGGAATCACGTTGGGGATCTCTACGGGTGCCGACAGCACCTGAAATCCCTTCGGCGGCGGCGGCGCGACGACAGCGTCTGGTGGTGGGGGTGGCTTCTCGGGCTCGGGCGGCTTGGGCTCGTCCTTTTTGACCTCGACAAAGTCCACCTTCTCTTCCTTGACCTTGTCATTCTTGATCCCGGCATTCGCCGTGACAATGACAAGGGCAGTGATCACTACGGCGTGTGCCACAATCGACGTCGTAGTCCCACCTAAGCGCTTCTGCTTCTTCGCCTTCGATTCAAGCAGGTTGTTGAACATCTCGCTTGTCCCGTGTACGAGTTACGACCACGTGCAGTTGCCGGGTGGGTCCCCGGCGAACCGACTTGGCGATTCTACGCCGCTGACATGATCCAGCAATGGAAAGAACATTAGGATCGGATTAATCCGTGGTGAGTATTCCCTCGTCAGGAATGCAGGTCGAAGCGGAATGGCAGCCGCACCCGTTGCCGGACCTTGCGCCCCGACACTTCTGCCGGGATAAAACGGAGGGTGGGCACCACCCGACCGACGGCGACCGAAAAGAGATCGTGGTCAGCCTGGAGGGTCTGCAGCGAGGTCGGTTCAACGCGTCCCAGTGTGTCGACGACAAATTCGACCACCACCGTGCCGGAGAGACCCATCGAACGCAGCACGTCCGGATAGACCGGAACACGCGCGCCCGGACGCAGCACCACCGGCTTTTCAACCTGTTCGGCCGAATAGGTTCCCGCCTCACCGGAGCCGATGGCGTTGCTGTGTCCGCTACCGTCTGGCATCCCGCGCGGCCCGCCTGAAAAGTCGGTCGATTGCGTCGCAGGGCCGTTCAGGTCGATGGCGGGAAGTCCAATCGGAATATCGATGACGGTCGTCAGGCTGGGCGTGCCATAGGCCGAGGGTGACGACGAAGTATTCTGGAATACCCGATCGATCGGCGGAGATGGCAGCACAGGCGGCGGTGGGATGGGCACCCAGGTGAGCGGGTGCTCTTCGGGCGGTGCGATGCGTTCGGGCGGCGAGGCCGTCAGCGCCACAGCCGCCGCCACCAGCGCGACATGCCCAATGGTCGAGACGAGCGATCCGCCGACGCGTGGGGTCGATGCGGCATTGGATTCGAGCAGGAGCTGGAACATGACATCCTCCGGTGCGGGTGACCGATGCGACGTGTCCTGTTCTCAGCCTACGATTGACGCATTAACACTCGATGTCGACGTGCTGAATAAACGATGAAGGCGTCATGACGATTCGATGCTCTCGTCCGGCATCGTCGCCGGGTACTCGCCAGTCATGCCGGAGCCGGGCGCACCCGCCAGCGGCAACGTCACCGTGAATGTGCTGCCGCGTCCGAGTCGCGATTGCACCGTGAGCTGGCCGCCGTGCGCTTGCGCAATCCACTGGCAAATCGCGAGGCCCAGTCCGAATCCCCCTCGTTCCGACGCGCGAGAGCGGACGCGATCAGCGCGCCAGAATCGTTCGAACACGTAGGGCAGATCTGCGGCTGCGATGCCGATCCCCGTATCTTCCACCGTGAGACTGACCACTTCCTCGCCGCGTATCAGCGCGATGGTCACGTGACCGCCACGCGGCGTGTACTTGATGGCGTTGGTCACCAGGTTCAGCATCAGCTGCCGCAGGCGCGTGAGGTCACCAAGGACTTCGGCCTCCTCGATGTGCGGCGCATCAATTTCGAGCTCGGCGTCCTCCCCCAGCAACCGCGCCGTCTCCACGACCTCTCGCACCACGGGCGCCAGCGGTACGGGTTCGCGAAACAAGTCGAATCGGCCTTCGTCGGCGCGCGCCAGGGTCAGCAGTGAATCCACCAGGTCGGCCATGCGCGTCACCTGCTCAAGCGCTTCCTCCAGTGCGATCGCCTTGTCGTTGGCACTGGCCGTTGACGACATGGCGCGCTCCACGTCCACGCGCATGACGGCCAGCGGTGTCTTCAGTTCGTGACTGGCATCGGCGGTGAACCGCCGCAGCGCGCCGAAGGTGGTTTCCAGGCGCCCGATCATTTCGTTGAGGGTGCCGGCCAGTCGCGCGAGCTCCTGTCCGGCGGCCCCGATATTGAGACGACGATGCAGTGAGCGGCCATCACTGATGGCCTCGGCCTGATCGACCAGTCGATCGATGGGCCGGAACGAGCGGCCGGCGATGATATAGGCGAAGGTGAGCGAGACGCCCAGCAACAGCGGCGCGATCACCAGCATCGTCGACACCAGATCGCGCGGCGTGTAGCTGACGCTGGAGGTGCTGAGTCCCGCGAACACGCGATAGTGCGAGTCCTTGCCCAGGGGCGCCTCCCGCGCCGCCAGCAGCACATCATCATCGCGCGTCACGACCAGTCGCGTCGTGCCGTTGGGCACGTCGTTGCGCGCCGCCCGGCTGAACGTTTCGCGCCCTTCGACGGAGAGCGACTGGACCGACGGCGAGGCGTAGATGTCGTACCCCGAGCTGTCCTGTACCAGCACGTAGCCTTCCAGCAGCGACAGGAACAGCGTCATGCGAATCGAGACCCGTCGCACGGCCAAGGGATCGTCTTCCGCGATGACGGCTTCCATGCCGCTCGAACGCGCCAGGCTCACCGCACGCACCACCTGGTCGGCTTCCGCCGCCACGCGCTGGTGCAGCGCATTCATCAGCGTGGTTCGTCGCACCGACAACAACGTCAGCGAATACAGCACCAGCGTGGCCATCATGGCCGCGGCATACGCCGACGTCAGCCGACCTCTGATGGACCACACCGGCGGGTCGCTCCCGACCTACGCGCGAACCATGTAGCCAACCCCACGCACCGTGGTGATCAGCTTCTTCTCGTGATTGGCGTCGATCTTCTTGCGCAGGTGGTTGATCACGACGTCCACGATGTTGGTGCCGGGATCGAAGTGATAGCCCCACGCGTATTCGGTAATCAGCGTGCGGCTCATCACCCGTCCCGCGTGTCGCATCAGATACTCAAGGACCGCAAACTCCTTGGGCGTGAGCTCGATGAGTTCCTCGCCCCGGCGCACTTCGCGCGTGCCCTGATCAAGCCCCAGATCGCCCACCCGCAATTGCGGTGACGCCAAGGCGCGCGGGCGACGCAGCAACGCTTCGGCGCGCGCCAGCAATTCCTCAAAGGCGAACGGCTTGGTGACATAGTCGTCGGCGCCGGCGCGCAACGTCTCCACCTTCGCGTCCACCGCATCCTGCGCGGTGAGCACCAGCACCGGTCGTTCCAGTCCGCGTGCGCCGGCGTACGCAGCACGTCAAGTCCATTGCGCCCGGGTAAACGCATGTCCAGGATGATGAGGTCATATGGCTGCGACAGTGCCATGCGCTCCCCATCGATGCCATTGGCCACGAGGTCTGCATGCCAGCGCTGCTCCTCGAGCCCGCGGCGCACGAACTCGCCCACGGTCGGGTCGTCTTCAATGACCAGAATTTTCACGAATGGACCTGTGCCCGTGTGGGGTCGTTCATGTCAGGTGCGGCCCGATGGCCGGTGGAAGCCGAATTCCCGGATCTTCCGATACAGTGTCTTGGGGGAAATACCCAACAGAGCGGCCGCGCGCCCCTGATGCCACTGCGTCCGTTCAAGGACGTCGCCGATATGCCGGCGCTCGAGTTCCTCGAGCGTGACCATGGCCGTGGGTGTGGCTCGGCCGGCGGCGCCCACATCGGTCCCCAATGGCAGATCCGACGCCCGAATGCTGCCGTCCGTGGTAAGCAGAACCGCGCGTTCAATCACGTTGCGCAACTCACGCACATTCCCCGGCCATCGATAGCGCTCCAGCACCGACAGGGCATCGGGGGTGATCAGCGGTGGCGCACCACTCCCGAACTGCGAGAGGAAATGTTCGGCCAGCAGCGGCACATCCGTCAGGCGTTCGCGCAATGGCGGAAGCGCCACACGAATCGTGTTGATGCGATGCAGCAAGTCGTCACGAAATCCGCCAGCCGCCGCCATGCGCGACAGATCACGCGTGGTGGAGGCGACAATACGCACCTGCACTTCGACCTTCTGCGTCCCGCCCACGCGGTAAAACGCGCCGGTCTCGAGCGCGCGTACCAACTTGCCCTGCAACTTGAGATCAAGATCGCCGACGTTGTCCAGATACAGCGTTCCACCTGCGGCCAACTCGATGAGCCCCAGCTTGCGCTGATCCGCTCCGGGGAACGCACCCTTCTCGACGCCAAACAATTCCGTCTCCAGCAGCGGCTCTGCCAGCGCGGCACAATTGAGATCGATGAACGGTCCGTCGGGGCGCCCGCCATGTTCATGCAGCAAACGGGCGACAAGATCCTTGCCCGTCCCCGACTCTCCGCTGATGAGTACGGGTGAAGCGCTCGGCGCCACACGCTCAATCAGCGAGAGCACCGCCACCAATGGCGCATACTGAGTAACGAAGCGCGGCGCGCCAGTGGAACGGCGAAGCCGGGACTGCAGCACATGATTGTCGCGCGTGAGCATACGCTTTTCCCACGCCCGTCGCACCAGCGCATCGATTTCCGCCATGCGGTATGGTTTGGACAGAAAGTCGTACGCTCCCAGCTTGAGTGCCGCGATGGCCGTCTCAATGGTGCCGTTCCCGGTGATGACGATGATCTCCGGGGGCAACGGTTCTTCGCGGACCTGGCGCAGGACTTCCAACCCGTCAAGTTCGGGCATCACGATGTCCAGCAGCGCCACATCAAATGTTTCCGCGCGCAGACGGTCGAGGGCGTCGCGTCCGTTGCGCACGATCGTCACCGCGAAGCCACGCGCCGTCAGGTATTGCTCGAGAATCGTCCCGAGGTGCGTCTCGTCTTCGGCCAGCAACACCCGAATTGGCGAAAGACTTTCCGCGCCGCGCGCCGGAGTCTGCGGAATCGTCATGCGACGGCACCACTCAGCAGCGTCACTTCCGGCAGCAGCACCCGAAATGTGGCGCCATGCCCTTCGCCACTCACGAGCTCAAGCTGGCCCGCGTGGTCCATAACGATGCCGTAACAGATGGCCAATCCGAGTCCCGTTCCCTGCCCCTGTGGCTTGGTGGTGAAGAACGGTTCAAACACCTTGGACTGCAACGCCCGCGGGATGCCGGGGCCCTCATCGGCCACCTCGAGCGCGACACTGGGCACCCCGGTTTCGCCACGCAACGTGGTGGTGCGAATGATGATCTTCGCGCCCTCCGGTGTCGCGTCCAGGGCATTCATCGCCAGGGCGATGAGCACCTGCACCAATTGATCGGCATCGCCGGCCACCAACAACGGGCGCGACTCCTCGATTTCCGTGACCATCTTCACCCGCTTGTATCGCGGATGGTGCTGCAGCAGGAAGAGCCCCTGCCGCACCACGGCATTGAGGTCCAGCGTTTCGCGCTGGGCGGGCTTGGGTCGCGCAAAGTCCAGCAGCCCGTTCACGATGCGCTTGCAGCGATGCACTTCCAGGTCAATGATCCGCAGCATCTCGGTGGGGTTGGCCCCTGGCACCGGTGCGCCGGGCGGCAGCGCGGCCGCCAACTCGGCGTGCAGGGACAGCGACTCGCCACAGGCCGCGATAGTGGCCAGCGGATTGTTGATCTCGTGCATGACCCCAGCCGCCAGCTGCCCAAGGGCCGCCAGCTTCTCCGATTGCGCCGTGCGGTCTATAGCCGCGCGCCAATCCGTGATATCCTCCCCCACGGTGATCACATGGCTGACGGCCTCACCATCGACGCTCATGGGGATCTTGGAAATCCGGAACGTCCGGGTGTCGCCAAAGGCGTCACTTTCCATTTGGAACTGCTGCAGGCGCCCGGTGGCGAACACCTCGTCAAACTCGCGCTTGAGCAGCGAGGCCGGCTGGCGATGCAGGACCTCGAAGATCGTCCGGCCAATGGCGTCGGTACGAGCCACACCCTGGAGACCGGTCTCGCGCTTGTGATTCCAGGCATGGATGCGGTACTCGCGATCGACCACATACAGGCCGAACGGCAGCGAGTCGACGACGCATTCGATGAAGGTCCGCTGGCTGGCCACTTCATTTACCCGCGCATGAAGCTCGGCTTCCAGCACCCGCAGTTGGTCGGTGCGGGCGGCCACCAGCGCCAGCAGGTCAGCGCACACGGCAGAAACTGCGCGCTCGTCAGGCGTGAGAACCTCAAGACGGCCTCGCAATTTGTCCGAGACCAGCCGCAGCGATTCGGGCGTGGACGACGCCGACGTTTCGCCCAAGAGTGCGGCGAGCTCGGCGAGGGTCGAATCGGACTTCATCGGGATACACGAGACCGGGTCACAAACGGAAAGTAGGACCCGGTCGCTGATCGGGCAAGCTGACCGATCAGCGTCTGCACTTTCCGTCAGCCAGTGACCGCTTTGATCGCGGCATGAATCTCGGAGTTCTCGCGCTTCTGACCGCTTTTCTCCTCGACATGTGCCCATCGCACCACGCCTGCCTGGTCAATCAGGAAGTATGAACGCACGGCGACGAGGGTGTCTTCACGCATCACACCAAAGCCTCGAGATGCCGCACGCCTGAAGTCAGACAAGAGGTGCACTTTCATGTCATACTTGTTGCGAAACTCCTTGAGGGATGGGACCGCATCTACACTGATTGGAAGGACTTCCACGCCTTCGGCGCCAAAGACATCGAAGTCTTCGCTGAACCCGCACAGTTCCGCGGTACAGGTACTGGTGAACGCCAATGGAAAGAATGCCACCAGCACCAGCGACTGTCCGCGAAAACTGGACAATGTCACATTTATTCCGGCGGTTGACCACAAGTTGAAATCTGGCGCGATATCGCCGACTCTGATTGGGTTGATGGCTGCCGTTGTCATGTCGTCGCGGGAGTAATGGTTTCTGACGCTCTCGGACCGAGCCGTCGCGAAGTTTCAACAATATAGAGCATGGCCGACAGTCCGCCTGATTTGAGCGCGCGTTACCGCCTCATGACAAGTGGATACACCCTGAGGTGCGCGGCGCCGTCGGCATCGCTCTGTCTCACGAAGATCTCGTTGCTGCCAAAGCTGATGATCTGGAGCGGGCGCTCACCCTCTTTCGGAGCGGGAATTACCAGACGGCCGACCAAGGTGCCCTTTGCATCAAACAGGGTCCAACCGTCGGCCGACGGGTAGGTCGTCGCGTAGTCCTGGATCCAAAGCTGTCCGGCCGGATCCACCTGAATATCCCGATACGTCGGCCAATGAGTGGCGTGAGGGAGACTGCGCATCCGGTCGAGGCGTTTCGTTACTTCTGACTCCGGCGTGTTGCGTGGTATCGTCGAACGGAATCGCTGTTCGACCTCGCTACTCGAAATGGCGGCGCCCACGTCGGCGCTCCGGACGATGCTCAACAACTTCCCCGTGGCACTGAAGACGCGCACTTCGCTGGTTCGCGGATCGCCCCAGTACATGCGTTGACCAGATACGACCACCGTAGGAGCGCTCTGCGTCACCATGTCGAACGTTCCAGCATCGAAATCGCCAATCCGATTCACCGGCGTGCCATCTACGCGCACCCTTGTCAATCGCATGGTGGCCGGCATTCCGGGCGCGCTGTTGAGCGACTTGTTCAACACCACGGTTCCGTCATCGAAGCACCCGCTGAACGGAGGCGAACCCAGCGAGTCCTGGGGAAAGGTGCGCACCGCTGAACCGGCTCCGGTGAGAACGGCCACGCGACGGCTATTGGCATCGTTCACGACAAGCGTGTCGCAACGCGTACGACAAATCGACGTGATGTATGTGAACTCCTCCGGCCCCTTCCCCTTCCTCCCCGCGATCGTCAGTCGTTTGCCTTTGCTGTCAAATACGTGCACTCGAACCTCGTCGATCACCGCCAGACCCTGATTCGAGAGCCACGCGCCTCGCAGGTACCCTTGGTTCGGGTTGAACTCCATATCCGGATTCTGTTCAAGCCCCCCCACGTCGAATCGCGCCACAGGGCCGAGCGTGTACAGCACCCGTGCCGTGGCCCGCGCTGAATTCTCGACAATCCGCACGCCGGCGCTGTCCCGAGATTTCGGCGCCTGAGCGTGCGCGATGGATGCGGTGGCGCCGATGGCCAGAAGCAGGGCGACCGCCTCAGAGCTTGCACGCCACATTTTCATGCCTCCTCGAGTGGGAAATGCACGCACGCCGTCGGAGAACCGGCCAAGCGCACG
This genomic window from Gemmatimonadaceae bacterium contains:
- a CDS encoding energy transducer TonB, with the translated sequence MFQLLLESNAASTPRVGGSLVSTIGHVALVAAAVALTASPPERIAPPEEHPLTWVPIPPPPVLPSPPIDRVFQNTSSSPSAYGTPSLTTVIDIPIGLPAIDLNGPATQSTDFSGGPRGMPDGSGHSNAIGSGEAGTYSAEQVEKPVVLRPGARVPVYPDVLRSMGLSGTVVVEFVVDTLGRVEPTSLQTLQADHDLFSVAVGRVVPTLRFIPAEVSGRKVRQRVRLPFRFDLHS
- a CDS encoding sigma-54-dependent Fis family transcriptional regulator; the encoded protein is MTIPQTPARGAESLSPIRVLLAEDETHLGTILEQYLTARGFAVTIVRNGRDALDRLRAETFDVALLDIVMPELDGLEVLRQVREEPLPPEIIVITGNGTIETAIAALKLGAYDFLSKPYRMAEIDALVRRAWEKRMLTRDNHVLQSRLRRSTGAPRFVTQYAPLVAVLSLIERVAPSASPVLISGESGTGKDLVARLLHEHGGRPDGPFIDLNCAALAEPLLETELFGVEKGAFPGADQRKLGLIELAAGGTLYLDNVGDLDLKLQGKLVRALETGAFYRVGGTQKVEVQVRIVASTTRDLSRMAAAGGFRDDLLHRINTIRVALPPLRERLTDVPLLAEHFLSQFGSGAPPLITPDALSVLERYRWPGNVRELRNVIERAVLLTTDGSIRASDLPLGTDVGAAGRATPTAMVTLEELERRHIGDVLERTQWHQGRAAALLGISPKTLYRKIREFGFHRPSGRT
- a CDS encoding energy transducer TonB — protein: MPMDPETPYTPIPFNAPPPQPAPGERGRYRPPIGIPVSKGRRIGGMLVSIAMHILVILLLIVPFTSPELIREVMGAGGPGPAGGGGGGNRGTGGQPKSERLQYVRVAPAPAPQVLPPLVKPPEVKPIVPPPVVPPPTPQAKPTAPTTPAADAAEVKSAVAGSGGGSGTDGSAGSGPGSGGGIGAGVGTGRGSSVGPGTGGGPGTIYPPAPIELFLPPMPIPGKAKGEVVVQFDVDSTGRVLDIQFTPTKDGNYNRKLSEAFRSVRFRPATNGLGVPVRAKYEVVYSL
- a CDS encoding biopolymer transporter ExbD; this encodes MSMSTGGGGSNLNNDMNVTPMIDVLLVLLIIFMMIIPMSRKALDTQLPDPTPQPNSVPNPDQIVLEVLPDNKFAINKEPIEKAQLFTKLKSIYDPRPEKIIFVKGDTTVKYSSVIWAMDQARGAGVKVIGVPPK
- a CDS encoding biopolymer transporter ExbD, with translation MGMSVGGGGGVKAEPNVTPMIDVMLVLLIIFMITIPQINAGFKAVPPEGQNLKPHPEEDGDQVLGIDDQGRYYLNKKPIRNEDAPALVGEIFLKERPDYIMYIKAHKDLEYLKVINALDMLSRNGVRVAALITDQTPNTESLIESDKILGSKKED
- a CDS encoding TonB family protein; amino-acid sequence: MFNNLLESKAKKQKRLGGTTTSIVAHAVVITALVIVTANAGIKNDKVKEEKVDFVEVKKDEPKPPEPEKPPPPPDAVVAPPPPKGFQVLSAPVEIPNVIPDIDLSKKVTDEADFSGKGVAGGVAKGVEGGKGPVPQGDQPYFDFQVEKPVVMAPGTQGPAYPDMLRSAGIEGQVLAQFVVDTTGRAEMSSFKPLKSDNDLFTNAVKNALQRMRFLPAEVGGRKVKQLVQQPFQFSLNR
- a CDS encoding HAMP domain-containing histidine kinase; this translates as MWSIRGRLTSAYAAAMMATLVLYSLTLLSVRRTTLMNALHQRVAAEADQVVRAVSLARSSGMEAVIAEDDPLAVRRVSIRMTLFLSLLEGYVLVQDSSGYDIYASPSVQSLSVEGRETFSRAARNDVPNGTTRLVVTRDDDVLLAAREAPLGKDSHYRVFAGLSTSSVSYTPRDLVSTMLVIAPLLLGVSLTFAYIIAGRSFRPIDRLVDQAEAISDGRSLHRRLNIGAAGQELARLAGTLNEMIGRLETTFGALRRFTADASHELKTPLAVMRVDVERAMSSTASANDKAIALEEALEQVTRMADLVDSLLTLARADEGRFDLFREPVPLAPVVREVVETARLLGEDAELEIDAPHIEEAEVLGDLTRLRQLMLNLVTNAIKYTPRGGHVTIALIRGEEVVSLTVEDTGIGIAAADLPYVFERFWRADRVRSRASERGGFGLGLAICQWIAQAHGGQLTVQSRLGRGSTFTVTLPLAGAPGSGMTGEYPATMPDESIESS
- a CDS encoding amino acid permease, with product MGLFDRKPIAAADEGGHGMRRTLGAGDLIMLAIGAVIGAGIFSSLGTAAAGEVLADGTVVRYGAGPALVLSFLLLGAVCGLAALCYAELASMIPQAGSAYAYSYATLGEIVAWIVGWALILEYAVGNIAVAIGWSGYFVSVLSGFGITLPGWLTHGYWAVKASGDPAMVSLLQSAPRVAGIPILLNLPAFAIVAAVTVLLLQGVKESMRINNIMVVIKLLVLALFVGVGAMHINSANYTPFAPNGFRGIHQGAAIVFFAYIGFDAISTAGEETKNPQRNLPIGILGGLAICTLIYIVVGFVATGLVPYEQLRSSDPLARALELAGLSTASWIVAAGAVVSMTAVLLVFQYGQPRIFYAMARDGLLPRFAAKLHRKTRTPHITTIITGVAVAAGSLVMNDASTYDLTNIGTLAAFAVVCIGVLVLRVREPHRPRPFRVPFIWVVSLLGAGSCVFVMKGLPVSAWIAFGVWMTIGLTCYFLYGYKHSVLRNPGAARDVLPPLDH
- a CDS encoding MotA/TolQ/ExbB proton channel family protein — translated: MNMSMMELYQSMGWFAKGIVFTLLGMSAFSFTVLFSKWWAMRKAQVETRKFAPEFSQFLEEDNLGEAIKLAEGYKKSHVARVLGGALSEIRPLIQDGSVTVADINSAERAVEREMLMTIVDLKRGLGVLATVGATSPFVGLLGTTMGIVNSFTGMATSGAGGISAIAAGVAEALITTAIGIGVAIPAVWAFNYFQTKIDNLTAEMTYTSKEMIDYLIKGVSGEFGRSRFTREFNTASGQAISQ